Below is a window of Myxococcales bacterium DNA.
CGGCCAATTTGGCGGCGAATTCCGGGTCGTTTTCGGTTTCGCGCGGGTCGAAGCGCACGTTTTCCAGCAACAGCACTTCGCCTTCTTTCAACTGATTGGCAACCACTTTCACGCCGTCCGAAATCACGTCCGGCGCCATGATGACCTTGCGGTCGATCAACTCGGCCAGCCGCTCGGCCACCGGCAACAACGAGGAGCCCTCTTCGCGCTTGCCCTTGGGACGGCCCAAGTGGCTGGCGATGATCAACCGGCCGCCCTTGCGAAGAATTTGGCGGATCGTCGGTAACACGGCTTGAATGCGCGTATCGTCGGTGATTTTGCCTTCTTTGATCGGCACATTGAGGTCCGCCCGCAAAAAGACCCGTTTGCCTTCGAACTCGAATTCGTCAACGTATTTGATTGCCATGTTCCTCTTCCTTTTCCAGTGTGATCATGAACTTGAGCAGGTCAACCAGACGGGCGGCATAACCCGTCTCGTTGTCGTACCACAGCATTATCTTTGCCAGATGTCCAGGTTCGCCGTTGAGGTCGACGACCATTGTTCGCAAGGTGTCCATCGTCGCGCTGGCCGTCGAACCGTTGAAATCCATGGATACGACCGGATCGACGTTCAGGTCTAAAATACCGCGCAACTCGCCCGTGGCATAGCGACCCATTAAATCATTAATCTCTTTCGCGCCGGTTGTCTTGTCCAAGACCACATTTAAATCGGCCAGACTGACGTTCGGCGTCGGGACGCGAACCGATAAACCCTGCAAGCGCCCTTCCAGGCCCGGCAGCACCAGACCGATCGCCTCGGTCGCGCCGGTAGTGGTAGGCACCATATTGACCGCCGCCGCGCGGGACCGGCCGAGATCCTCGTGCGGGCTGTCCACCAGCCGTTGATCGCGGGTATAGCTGTGAATGGTGGTGACCAGCCCTCCCCGGACGCCGAAATGCCGGTCCAGAATCATTAGAACCGGCGCCAGGCAATGGGTCGTGCAACTCGCATTGGACAGGCAATGATCGCTCGCCGGCCGGTAATCCGCGTGATTCACTCCCAGGACAAAGGCTTTGATTCGATTGCGATCTTCACGGCACGGATTGGCCGAAAGCACAACTTTTTCGGCCCCGGCCGCGCGATGCGCCTCCAGGTCGGCGCGGCGGGTCAACCGGCCGGTCGCTTCCACCACTGCCCAGATACCCAGGCGGTCCCAATGGAGATCCCGGGGTTGTGAAACATTGAAAACCGGGATTTCACGGTCGTTGACGACGATCCGGTCGATTTCGGCGCGAACCTTGCCCGGGAAACGGCCATGGACGGAATCGTATTTAAGCAGATGTGCCAGGCAGGCCGGAGAGGCCAGATCGTTGATCGCGGCGATTTGAAAGGCGTTTTCTTTTTCCGCCTGGCGGAAAAACGCACGCCCGATTCGGCCGAAGCCGTTAATGGCGATTTTCACGGTCATCATCACCTGGACCGGTCCCTGCCGGTCGCTGCCTTGCGCGGATCATAACCGGACTCGTGTCCGTGTCAACCAGGCAAGGGACAGCCCAGGCTTTTTCCAGGTTCTTGGAATGACTTGGAACTTCTTTCAGTTTTGCGGAACGCCCCAAATCCGGACGATCGTGTCGCCGCCCGTCGACTCATAAAGCCCGCCGCCCGTGGCGACCAACCGCCCGTCGGGAGAAAGGTCGACCGCCCAGACCGGCGAAGTGTGGCCGGTAAGTTGCGCCAGGACCGCCCCGCTTTGCGCGTCGAACAAATCAACGGGAAAAATTTCGCCGGTGGCGACAAGCACATCGTTGCCCAGCGACCAGGCAATTCCGCGGGTCCAGGAATCGCCGTGTTTCATCCGCAAAGTCTCGGTGTAGGTGGAGGTGTTCCAAAGCCGGAGATAACTGTCCTGCCCCGCCGCGGCCAGCAATTGACCATCGTTTGACCAGGCCAGACCGTTGATGTCGTTCCGCGCGGTTGTGTCGGCCCGGATTTCCGCCAGTTGTTCCCAATTGGCCGTATTCCATAAAACGATGGCGTAATTGATGCCTCCCGAGGCCAACGTCGCGCCGTCGGGCGAGAAGCGCAGGGAAATGATTTCGGTGGAAAGGCCGCCCGTGGTGTTGGATGCGAATTCGTCGGTAAAGGACCCGGACTCCACGTCGAAAAGGCTGATCCAGCCGTCGATCCGTCCCACCGCGATCGTGTCGCCATCCAGCGACCAGGCCACCGCGTAAGCGGCGGATTCCTCGAGTGTCAAATTCTGGTTGAGCGCCGCCGAGGCGATGTCCCAAAGATAAAAATTGCCGTCGAGATCGACGGAGGCCAATCGCGCCCCGTCGGGCGACCAGGAAACGCCCCAGACGCTGCCGGTATGCCCGGTCAGAACCGTGGCGGTCCAGGCGATCGCGTCCCAGACGCGAATGTCGCGATCCGCGCCGGCCGTCGCCAGATAGGCGCCATCGGGCGACCAGCCGAGGGTATAGATACCTCCGGTATGACCGCTTAGTTCCTGCAGCAATTGAACCTGCGACGCGTTGTCGGCGTCGATTACCGCATAGGCTTCACCGTTGTCGTCGTTGTCGTCGTTGTCGTCGTCGGTTTCGTTATCGTTTGAATCATCGTTGTCGTCATCGTCGCCGCAACTGGTGAAAAATAAGGAAGTGGACAGCAATAAAGTCAGAATAAATGCCGCGAAAAGCCGTTTATTCATAAACGTTCGCCTTTCTGTAGTTCGCTATCGGGGCATTGATTTATCGAGCGGGATTTGACTTTTTCAGAATATCTCGCGATTAGAGAAGTTGCAAACGAGCCACCGGTCGATCCCGCCTGAGAGTGAAGGGATGTTATTTCCTATCCTTCGAGAACCTCGCGGATTTTTCGCAAGAGATGATCGGCGGTGAACGGCTTGGGGATGTAGTTCGTTCCTTTCTCGATCACTCCGTGATGGGCAATGGCGTTTTCCGTGTAACCGGACATGAAAAGCACGCGCAGATCGGCCCGGACGGCTTGCGCCGCCTCGAATAGTTGCCTACCGTTCAATTTCGGCATGACGACGTCGGTCAGCAACAGATCGATCTGCTGATGGTCCTGCCGGATCAACGCTCGCGCTTCCTCGGGATCTTTCCGGGAAATGACCTGATAGCCCTGCTGCGACAGTACGCGTTCGGCCAGATTGCGCACGGTGTCTTCGTCCTCGACCAACAGAATGGTTTCATGCCCGCGCGGCGGCAATTCCGCCGCCGGCTTTTTACTCAACGGATCCAAATCGCCTTCGACTTTGGGCAGGTAAATCTTGAATGAGGAACCGATCCCCGGTTCCGAATAAACGTTAATGAAACCGCCGTTTTGTTTGACGATGCCGTAAACCATCGAGAGGCCCAGCCCGGTGCCCTTGCCCTTTTCCTTGGTGGTGAAAAACGGCTCGAACAGATGTTCCATCACGTTCGGCGTCATCCCCGTGCCGTTGTCGCTGACCACGAGTTGGATGTACCGGCCCGGCTTGACCTCCAGATGGTCGCGGGCATATTCCTCGTCGATCATGACGTCATTCGTCTCGATGGTCAGTACCCCGCCGTTCGGCATCGCGTCGCGCGCGTTTACCGCCAGATTGACCAAT
It encodes the following:
- a CDS encoding aldehyde dehydrogenase; protein product: MTVKIAINGFGRIGRAFFRQAEKENAFQIAAINDLASPACLAHLLKYDSVHGRFPGKVRAEIDRIVVNDREIPVFNVSQPRDLHWDRLGIWAVVEATGRLTRRADLEAHRAAGAEKVVLSANPCREDRNRIKAFVLGVNHADYRPASDHCLSNASCTTHCLAPVLMILDRHFGVRGGLVTTIHSYTRDQRLVDSPHEDLGRSRAAAVNMVPTTTGATEAIGLVLPGLEGRLQGLSVRVPTPNVSLADLNVVLDKTTGAKEINDLMGRYATGELRGILDLNVDPVVSMDFNGSTASATMDTLRTMVVDLNGEPGHLAKIMLWYDNETGYAARLVDLLKFMITLEKEEEHGNQIR
- a CDS encoding WD40 repeat domain-containing protein, translating into MNKRLFAAFILTLLLSTSLFFTSCGDDDDNDDSNDNETDDDNDDNDDNGEAYAVIDADNASQVQLLQELSGHTGGIYTLGWSPDGAYLATAGADRDIRVWDAIAWTATVLTGHTGSVWGVSWSPDGARLASVDLDGNFYLWDIASAALNQNLTLEESAAYAVAWSLDGDTIAVGRIDGWISLFDVESGSFTDEFASNTTGGLSTEIISLRFSPDGATLASGGINYAIVLWNTANWEQLAEIRADTTARNDINGLAWSNDGQLLAAAGQDSYLRLWNTSTYTETLRMKHGDSWTRGIAWSLGNDVLVATGEIFPVDLFDAQSGAVLAQLTGHTSPVWAVDLSPDGRLVATGGGLYESTGGDTIVRIWGVPQN